From the Streptomyces sp. KMM 9044 genome, one window contains:
- a CDS encoding sensor histidine kinase, which produces MGRGRLRIHLGAAPGVGKTYAMLSEARRRVERGTDCVVGFVEPYDRPRTRALLEGLEQIPRRELEHRGAVLSEMDLDAVLARRPQVVLVDELAHTNVPGSRNAKRWQDVEELLAAGIDVLSTLNIQHLESLGDVVESITGVRQQETVPDEVVRRAGQTELVDMTPEALRRRMAHGNVYQPDKVDAALSNYFRPGNLTALRELALLWVADRVDEYLQRYRSEHDVSAIWGSRERIMVGLTGGPEGRTLIRRAARLAEKGAGGEVLAVYVARGDGLTAASPGELAGQRTLVESLGGTFHHVVGDDVPAALLAFARAANATQIVLGSSRRKTWQYVFGPGVGATVARDSGPDLDVHIVTHEAIAKGRGLPVARGARLGRSRVAWGWAVGMAGPALLAVLLSAFDPGLANDMLLFLSLTVAAALLGGLRPALASAASGSLLLNYFYTPPLHRWSVSDPKNIIAIAIFVAVGAAVASVVDLAARRTHQAARLRAESEILSFLAGNVLRGETGLEELLERVRETFGMESAALLERAGDVEPWTCAGRTGTGPALERPDDADVDVPVGDHLALALTGRALPAEDRRVLGAFAAQAAVTLDRRRLRAEADRARTLAEGNRIRTALLAAVSHDLRTPLAGIKAAVSSLRSEDVDWSPEDRAELLKGIEDGADRLDHLVGNLLDMSRLHTGTVTPLIREVDLDEVAPMALGGVPEGSVTLDVPETLPMVAVDPGLLERTMANLVENAVKYAPAGTPVLVAASALAGRVEVRVVDRGPGVPDDGKDRIFEPFQRYGDAPRGAGVGLGLAVARGFAEAMGGSLNADDTPGGGLTMTLTLRAAAPAATAATGAPTATPAEPVAPAGPEPLRPAEPEPVGPAEPERHFS; this is translated from the coding sequence ATGGGACGCGGCAGACTTCGGATCCACCTCGGCGCGGCACCGGGCGTCGGCAAGACGTACGCGATGCTGTCCGAGGCGCGGCGCCGTGTCGAGCGGGGCACCGACTGCGTGGTGGGCTTCGTCGAGCCCTACGACCGGCCGCGCACCAGGGCGCTGCTGGAGGGCCTGGAACAGATACCGCGCCGGGAACTGGAGCACCGCGGAGCCGTGCTCTCCGAGATGGACCTCGACGCCGTCCTTGCCCGCCGCCCCCAGGTGGTTCTCGTCGACGAACTCGCTCACACCAACGTGCCCGGCTCGCGCAACGCGAAGCGCTGGCAGGACGTGGAGGAGTTGCTGGCCGCCGGTATCGACGTGCTGTCGACCCTCAACATCCAGCACCTGGAGTCCCTCGGCGACGTGGTGGAATCCATCACCGGCGTCCGGCAGCAGGAGACCGTACCGGACGAGGTGGTGCGGCGGGCCGGGCAGACGGAACTGGTCGACATGACGCCCGAGGCGCTCCGCCGCCGCATGGCGCACGGCAACGTCTACCAGCCGGACAAGGTCGACGCCGCCCTCTCGAACTACTTCCGTCCCGGCAACCTCACCGCGCTCAGGGAACTCGCGCTGCTGTGGGTGGCCGACCGGGTCGACGAGTACCTCCAGCGGTACCGCAGCGAGCACGACGTCTCGGCGATCTGGGGCTCACGCGAACGGATCATGGTCGGCCTGACCGGCGGCCCCGAGGGCCGCACCCTGATCCGCCGTGCCGCGCGGCTGGCCGAGAAGGGCGCCGGGGGCGAGGTGCTCGCGGTCTACGTCGCCCGAGGCGACGGGCTCACCGCCGCCTCGCCCGGCGAGCTGGCCGGGCAGCGGACCCTCGTGGAGAGCCTGGGCGGCACCTTCCACCACGTGGTGGGGGACGACGTCCCGGCCGCCCTGCTCGCCTTCGCCCGCGCGGCGAACGCCACCCAGATCGTGCTGGGCTCCTCGCGCCGCAAGACGTGGCAGTACGTCTTCGGCCCCGGCGTCGGCGCGACCGTCGCGCGGGACTCCGGTCCCGACCTGGACGTGCACATCGTCACCCACGAGGCGATAGCCAAGGGGCGTGGACTGCCGGTGGCCCGGGGCGCCCGGCTCGGGCGGTCGCGGGTGGCGTGGGGCTGGGCGGTCGGGATGGCGGGCCCCGCGCTGCTGGCCGTGCTGCTCAGCGCCTTCGACCCGGGCCTGGCCAACGACATGCTGCTGTTCCTGTCACTGACCGTGGCCGCGGCGCTGCTCGGCGGGCTGCGGCCGGCCCTGGCCTCGGCGGCGTCCGGCTCGCTGCTGCTGAACTACTTCTACACCCCGCCCCTGCACCGCTGGTCGGTCTCCGACCCGAAGAACATCATCGCCATCGCCATCTTCGTCGCCGTCGGCGCGGCGGTGGCGTCCGTCGTCGACCTCGCCGCCCGCCGCACCCATCAGGCGGCCCGGCTGCGCGCCGAGTCGGAGATCCTGTCGTTCCTCGCCGGCAACGTGCTGCGTGGCGAGACCGGCCTCGAGGAACTGCTGGAACGGGTCCGTGAGACGTTCGGCATGGAGTCGGCGGCGCTGCTGGAACGCGCCGGCGACGTCGAGCCGTGGACCTGCGCCGGACGGACCGGCACCGGACCGGCCCTCGAACGGCCCGACGACGCCGACGTGGACGTCCCGGTCGGGGACCACCTGGCGCTCGCGCTGACCGGCCGGGCCCTGCCCGCCGAGGACCGCCGGGTACTGGGCGCCTTCGCCGCCCAGGCCGCCGTCACCCTGGACCGCCGCCGGCTGCGCGCCGAGGCCGACCGGGCGCGCACCCTCGCCGAGGGCAACCGCATCCGCACCGCCCTGCTGGCCGCCGTCAGCCACGACCTGCGCACCCCGCTGGCCGGGATCAAGGCCGCGGTCTCCTCGCTGCGTTCCGAGGACGTCGACTGGTCGCCCGAGGACCGGGCCGAGCTGCTCAAGGGCATCGAGGACGGCGCCGACCGTCTGGACCACCTGGTGGGCAACCTGCTCGACATGTCCCGCCTGCACACCGGCACGGTCACCCCGCTGATCCGCGAGGTCGATCTGGACGAGGTGGCGCCCATGGCGCTCGGCGGGGTGCCCGAGGGCAGTGTCACCCTGGACGTCCCGGAGACCCTGCCCATGGTCGCCGTCGACCCCGGGCTGCTGGAGCGGACGATGGCCAACCTGGTCGAGAACGCCGTCAAGTACGCTCCTGCCGGTACCCCCGTCCTGGTGGCCGCCAGTGCGCTCGCCGGCCGGGTCGAGGTCCGGGTGGTCGACCGGGGTCCAGGCGTTCCCGACGACGGGAAGGACCGCATCTTCGAGCCCTTCCAGCGCTACGGCGACGCTCCGCGCGGGGCCGGGGTGGGCCTCGGTCTGGCGGTGGCGCGGGGCTTCGCCGAGGCCATGGGCGGCTCCCTGAACGCCGACGACACCCCCGGCGGCGGCCTCACCATGACACTGACCCTCCGCGCGGCGGCCCCCGCGGCAACGGCCGCGACGGGGGCTCCGACGGCAACACCCGCGGAGCCCGTGGCCCCCGCGGGCCCGGAGCCCCTCCGCCCAGCAGAACCGGAGCCCGTGGGCCCCGCCGAACCGGAAAGGCACTTCTCATGA
- a CDS encoding DUF3710 domain-containing protein, which translates to MFGRRKKRDAAEDAAGEAEQVVDGVDTEADGGSERLRLEPAPRPDGPWDGSEVSRPGEGRVDLGGLFVPGVDGMELRVEVAGDAIVAATVVLRDSAIQLQGFAAPKREGIWTEVREEIASGITQQGGIIDEVEGPLGWELRAQVPVQLPDGTGGSQVVRFVGVDGPRWFLRGVISGQGAVQPQAAGLLEQIFRDTVVVRGDGPMAPRDPIVLKLPDDAQMVPEGVQQEETPEGSRFAGGMGQLARGPEITEVR; encoded by the coding sequence GTGTTCGGACGTCGCAAGAAGAGGGATGCCGCCGAGGACGCGGCCGGCGAGGCCGAGCAGGTCGTCGACGGTGTCGACACGGAGGCGGACGGCGGGAGCGAGCGGCTGAGGCTCGAACCGGCCCCCCGGCCCGACGGGCCCTGGGACGGCTCCGAGGTGAGCCGGCCCGGCGAGGGCCGGGTCGACCTGGGCGGTCTGTTCGTGCCCGGAGTGGACGGTATGGAGCTGCGGGTCGAGGTCGCGGGTGACGCGATCGTCGCGGCCACCGTCGTCCTGCGTGACAGCGCCATCCAGCTGCAGGGGTTCGCGGCCCCGAAACGTGAGGGCATCTGGACCGAGGTCCGCGAGGAGATCGCGTCCGGCATCACCCAGCAGGGCGGCATCATCGACGAGGTCGAGGGCCCGCTGGGCTGGGAACTGCGGGCCCAGGTGCCGGTGCAGCTGCCGGACGGCACGGGCGGTTCCCAGGTCGTCCGGTTCGTCGGCGTGGACGGCCCCCGCTGGTTCCTGCGCGGGGTCATCTCGGGTCAGGGCGCGGTGCAGCCGCAGGCCGCCGGGCTGCTGGAGCAGATCTTCCGGGACACGGTCGTCGTACGCGGGGACGGCCCGATGGCGCCGCGCGACCCGATCGTCCTGAAGCTGCCGGACGACGCGCAGATGGTCCCCGAGGGTGTGCAGCAGGAAGAGACGCCCGAGGGCTCCCGCTTCGCGGGCGGCATGGGGCAGCTGGCGCGCGGACCGGAGATCACCGAAGTCCGCTGA
- a CDS encoding response regulator, which produces MTRVLVVDDEPAIVRALVINLKARSYEVDSAHDGAAALRLAAARHPDVVLLDLGLPDMDGVEVIRGLRGWTRVPILVLSARHASDEKVQALDAGADDYVTKPFGMDELLARLRAAVRRAEPSGEDEGGLVVETDGFTVDLAAKKVHRDGRDVRLTPTEWHLLEVLVRNGGRLVAQKQLLREVWGPSYGTETNYLRVYMAQLRRKLEADPSHPKHFITEPGMGYRFER; this is translated from the coding sequence ATGACCCGTGTGCTGGTGGTCGACGACGAGCCGGCGATCGTGCGTGCCCTCGTGATCAACCTCAAGGCCCGCTCGTACGAGGTCGACTCCGCCCACGACGGCGCCGCAGCCCTGCGCCTGGCCGCCGCCCGCCACCCCGACGTGGTCCTCCTCGACCTGGGACTGCCCGACATGGACGGCGTCGAGGTGATCCGTGGACTGCGCGGCTGGACCCGGGTGCCGATCCTGGTGCTGTCCGCCCGGCACGCCTCCGACGAGAAGGTCCAGGCGCTCGACGCGGGAGCCGACGACTACGTCACCAAGCCCTTCGGCATGGACGAGCTGCTGGCCAGGCTGCGGGCCGCCGTGCGCCGCGCCGAGCCCTCGGGCGAGGACGAGGGCGGCCTGGTGGTGGAGACCGACGGGTTCACCGTCGACCTGGCCGCGAAGAAGGTGCACCGCGACGGCAGGGACGTACGGCTGACCCCCACCGAATGGCATCTGCTGGAGGTCCTCGTGCGCAACGGCGGCCGGCTGGTGGCGCAGAAGCAGCTGCTCCGGGAGGTCTGGGGGCCGTCGTACGGGACGGAGACGAACTACCTGCGCGTGTACATGGCCCAGTTGCGCCGCAAGCTGGAGGCCGACCCGTCCCACCCGAAGCACTTCATCACCGAGCCGGGCATGGGCTACCGCTTCGAACGATGA
- a CDS encoding class I SAM-dependent RNA methyltransferase, giving the protein MQAEPRKSLVGEEYEVEVGPVAHGGHCIARTSEGQVLFVRHALPGERVVARVTEGEEGARFLRADAVTVLDASKDRVDAPCPYAGPGRCGGCDWQHAKPGAQRRLKGEVVAEQLQRLAGLTPEEAGWDGTVVPAEGDKLPAGQVPHWRTRVQYAVTADGRAGLRRHRSHEVEPIDHCMIAAQGVSELGIEKRDWTGTDSVEAIAATGSQDRQVVLTPKPGARLPLVELDHPVSVLRIDERNGQVHRVHGRPFVRERADGRTHRVANGGFWQVHPKSADTLVTAVMQGLLPRKGDMALDLYCGAGLFAGALADRVGDAGAVLGIESGKRAVEDARHNLADFPRVRIEQGKVDSVLPRTGITEADIVVLDPPRAGAGRKTVEHLSSLGARRIAYVACDPAALARDLAYFRDGGYRVRTLRAFDLFPMTHHVECVAILEPIAKGA; this is encoded by the coding sequence ATGCAGGCAGAACCGAGGAAATCGCTGGTGGGGGAGGAGTACGAGGTCGAGGTCGGCCCCGTCGCCCACGGCGGCCACTGCATCGCCCGTACGTCCGAGGGCCAGGTGCTGTTCGTCCGGCACGCGCTGCCCGGCGAGCGGGTCGTCGCGCGGGTGACCGAGGGCGAGGAGGGCGCCCGCTTCCTGCGCGCGGACGCGGTCACGGTGCTGGACGCCTCCAAGGACCGCGTCGACGCCCCCTGCCCGTACGCCGGGCCCGGCCGCTGCGGCGGCTGCGACTGGCAGCACGCCAAGCCGGGAGCGCAGCGCCGGCTCAAGGGCGAGGTCGTCGCCGAGCAGCTCCAGCGGCTCGCCGGGCTCACCCCCGAGGAGGCCGGCTGGGACGGCACGGTCGTGCCCGCCGAGGGCGACAAGCTCCCCGCCGGCCAGGTCCCGCACTGGCGCACACGCGTGCAGTACGCGGTGACCGCCGACGGCCGCGCGGGCCTGCGACGGCACCGCTCGCACGAGGTCGAGCCGATCGACCACTGCATGATCGCCGCTCAGGGCGTCAGCGAACTCGGCATCGAGAAGCGGGACTGGACCGGCACGGACTCCGTCGAGGCGATCGCCGCGACGGGCTCACAGGACCGCCAGGTCGTCCTCACCCCGAAGCCGGGGGCACGCCTGCCGCTGGTCGAACTCGACCACCCGGTCTCCGTCCTGCGCATCGACGAGCGCAACGGCCAGGTCCACCGCGTCCACGGCCGCCCCTTCGTCCGCGAACGCGCCGACGGACGTACCCACCGGGTCGCGAACGGCGGCTTCTGGCAGGTCCACCCGAAGTCGGCGGACACCCTGGTCACCGCGGTCATGCAGGGCCTGCTGCCCCGCAAGGGCGACATGGCCCTCGACCTGTACTGCGGCGCCGGTCTGTTCGCGGGCGCCCTCGCCGACCGGGTCGGCGACGCGGGAGCGGTCCTCGGCATCGAGTCCGGCAAGCGCGCGGTCGAGGACGCCCGGCACAACCTCGCCGACTTCCCCCGGGTCCGCATCGAACAGGGCAAGGTCGACTCCGTCCTGCCCCGCACCGGTATCACCGAGGCCGACATCGTCGTCCTCGACCCGCCGCGGGCGGGCGCCGGCCGCAAGACGGTGGAGCACCTGTCGTCCCTGGGTGCGCGGAGGATCGCGTACGTCGCCTGCGACCCGGCGGCCCTGGCCCGCGACCTGGCGTACTTCCGGGACGGGGGGTACCGGGTGCGGACGCTGCGGGCGTTCGACCTGTTTCCGATGACCCACCATGTGGAGTGCGTCGCGATCCTAGAACCCATCGCAAAGGGTGCCTGA
- a CDS encoding APC family permease, producing MSKLTDVPKRILIGRALRSDRLGETLLPKRVALPVFASDPLSSVAYAPGEVLLVLSVAGLSAYHFSPWIAVAVVVLMFTVVASYRQNVRAYPSGGGDYEVATANLGPRAGLTVASALLVDYVLTVAVSISAGIENLGSAIPFVVEHKVACAVGVIVLLTLMNLRGVRESGTLFAIPTYVFVAGVFTMIAWGTFRSVLLGDDMRAPTADYEINPDHQGLAGFALVFLLLRAFSSGCAALTGVEAISNGVPAFRKPKSRNAATTLAMMGLLSVTMFCGIIALALATDVRMAENPATELFRDGVPVGPDYVQHPVISQVAEAVFGEGSLLFLALAAATALVLFLAANTAYNGFPLLGSILAQDRYLPRQLHTRGDRLAFSNGIVLLAGAAIVLVWAYGASTTHLIQLYIVGVFVSFTISQIGMVRHWNRLLTTEKQRTARRRMIRSRAINTFGAFFTGLVLAVVLVTKFTHGAWVALLGMCFFYALMTAIRRHYDRVSDEIAAPEGPSPDMVRPSRVHSVVLISKIHRPTLRALAYAKLMRSDTLEALSVNVDAAETRALHAEWERRGIEVPLKVLDSPYREVTRPVIEYVKNLRKESPRDVVSVIIPEYVVGHWYEQLLHNQSALRLKGRLLFTPGVMVTSVPYQLQSSEVAKRRARKRADWTAPGSVRRGPAERSKDSSPHT from the coding sequence GTGTCCAAACTGACCGACGTGCCCAAACGCATTCTCATCGGGCGCGCGTTGCGCAGCGACCGGCTGGGCGAGACGCTTCTGCCCAAGCGTGTCGCACTCCCCGTCTTCGCCTCCGACCCCCTGTCGTCCGTGGCGTACGCGCCCGGGGAGGTCCTGCTCGTCCTCTCCGTCGCGGGTCTGTCGGCCTACCACTTCAGCCCCTGGATCGCGGTCGCGGTCGTCGTCCTGATGTTCACCGTGGTCGCCTCCTACCGGCAGAACGTCCGCGCCTACCCCAGTGGCGGCGGCGACTACGAGGTGGCGACGGCCAACCTCGGTCCCCGGGCGGGCCTGACCGTCGCGAGCGCCCTGCTCGTCGACTACGTCCTCACCGTGGCCGTGTCGATCTCCGCCGGCATCGAGAACCTGGGCTCCGCGATCCCGTTCGTCGTCGAGCACAAGGTGGCCTGTGCGGTCGGCGTGATCGTGCTGCTGACGCTGATGAACCTGCGGGGCGTACGGGAGTCGGGCACCCTCTTCGCGATCCCGACGTACGTGTTCGTCGCCGGCGTCTTCACCATGATCGCGTGGGGCACGTTCCGCTCGGTGCTGCTCGGTGACGACATGCGGGCACCCACGGCGGACTACGAGATCAACCCCGACCACCAGGGCCTGGCCGGCTTCGCCCTGGTCTTCCTCCTGCTGCGCGCCTTCTCCTCCGGCTGCGCCGCACTCACCGGCGTCGAGGCGATCTCCAACGGAGTGCCGGCCTTCCGCAAGCCCAAGTCCAGGAACGCGGCGACGACGCTCGCGATGATGGGTCTGCTCTCCGTCACCATGTTCTGCGGCATCATCGCGCTGGCCCTCGCGACCGACGTCCGCATGGCCGAGAACCCGGCCACGGAACTGTTCCGCGACGGCGTCCCGGTCGGCCCCGACTACGTACAGCACCCGGTGATCTCGCAGGTCGCCGAGGCCGTGTTCGGCGAGGGCAGCCTGCTGTTCCTCGCCCTGGCCGCCGCGACCGCACTGGTGCTCTTCCTCGCCGCGAACACCGCCTACAACGGCTTCCCGCTGCTCGGCTCGATACTGGCCCAGGACCGCTACCTCCCGCGCCAGCTGCACACCCGCGGCGACCGGCTCGCCTTCTCCAACGGGATCGTGCTGCTCGCGGGCGCGGCCATCGTGCTGGTGTGGGCCTACGGCGCCAGCACCACGCACCTGATCCAGCTCTACATCGTCGGCGTCTTCGTGTCCTTCACCATCAGCCAGATCGGCATGGTCCGGCACTGGAACCGCCTGCTGACCACCGAGAAACAGCGGACCGCGCGCCGTCGCATGATCCGCTCCCGGGCCATCAACACCTTCGGCGCCTTCTTCACCGGCCTGGTTCTCGCCGTCGTACTCGTCACCAAGTTCACCCACGGCGCCTGGGTCGCCCTGCTCGGCATGTGCTTCTTCTACGCGCTGATGACGGCCATCCGCCGGCACTACGACCGCGTCTCCGACGAGATCGCCGCCCCCGAGGGCCCCAGCCCCGACATGGTGCGCCCCTCCCGCGTCCACTCGGTCGTCCTGATCTCCAAGATCCACCGGCCCACCCTGCGCGCCCTCGCCTATGCCAAGCTGATGCGCTCGGACACTCTGGAGGCGCTCAGCGTCAACGTCGACGCGGCGGAGACCCGGGCGCTGCACGCGGAATGGGAGCGGCGCGGCATCGAGGTGCCCCTGAAGGTGCTGGACTCCCCGTACCGCGAGGTCACGCGGCCGGTCATCGAGTACGTCAAGAACCTGCGCAAGGAGTCGCCGCGGGACGTGGTGTCCGTGATCATCCCCGAATACGTGGTCGGCCACTGGTACGAGCAACTGCTGCACAACCAGAGCGCGCTGCGGCTGAAGGGCCGACTGCTGTTCACACCGGGCGTGATGGTGACCTCGGTGCCGTACCAGCTGCAGTCCTCCGAGGTGGCGAAGCGGCGTGCCCGCAAGCGGGCGGACTGGACGGCACCGGGGTCGGTGCGGCGCGGACCGGCGGAGCGGTCGAAGGACTCCTCTCCGCACACGTAG
- a CDS encoding DUF3159 domain-containing protein yields the protein MTSLDKPTTEDTSADDARAVTEAALFEAFGGVRGMVETVLPGLLFVSIYTINKNLHMAALAALAVSLAMVVVRLARKDTVKHAFSGVFGVGFGVVFAMMTGNAKDFYLPGMLYTTGLALAYIITAMAGVPLIGLMLGPIFRENLSWRTRNPGRKKAYTKASWAWGLILLGKSAILFPLYWWADTTQLGWVLVALKIPPFLLAVYLTWVFLAKAPPPIDVFAEMEAEERAEEERRAAREQEKAQQAEDDDATTTGRHRRP from the coding sequence GTGACGTCACTCGACAAGCCGACAACCGAAGACACATCCGCCGACGACGCCAGGGCGGTGACCGAAGCCGCCCTGTTCGAGGCGTTCGGCGGGGTGCGGGGCATGGTCGAGACGGTGCTGCCCGGCCTCCTGTTCGTCAGCATCTACACGATCAACAAGAACCTGCACATGGCGGCGCTCGCGGCGCTCGCCGTGTCGCTGGCGATGGTCGTGGTCCGGCTGGCGAGGAAGGACACCGTCAAGCACGCCTTCAGCGGCGTCTTCGGCGTCGGCTTCGGTGTGGTCTTCGCGATGATGACCGGCAACGCCAAGGACTTCTACCTGCCGGGCATGCTCTACACCACCGGCCTGGCCCTGGCGTACATCATCACCGCGATGGCCGGCGTCCCGCTGATCGGTCTGATGCTGGGCCCGATCTTCCGGGAGAACCTCTCCTGGCGCACCCGCAACCCGGGCCGTAAGAAGGCCTACACCAAGGCCAGTTGGGCCTGGGGCCTGATCCTGCTCGGCAAGAGCGCGATCCTGTTCCCGCTGTATTGGTGGGCGGACACGACACAGCTGGGCTGGGTCCTGGTCGCGCTGAAGATCCCGCCGTTCCTGCTCGCCGTATACCTGACCTGGGTGTTCCTGGCGAAGGCGCCGCCGCCGATCGACGTGTTCGCGGAGATGGAGGCGGAGGAGCGCGCCGAGGAGGAGCGCAGGGCCGCGCGCGAGCAGGAGAAGGCGCAGCAAGCGGAGGACGACGACGCGACGACGACAGGCCGGCACCGCCGCCCCTGA
- a CDS encoding transposase family protein: MTSGPATSPAATEYTAPPSPAGSGKSSACSPPAPRAPRLDRALKKIARKGGGIVLLDGSVIHTRRRTGTENRKNYSGKNKCHGLLVIALTDDRGRLLWVSAARPGRTSEITACRHDKLTAHLRAAGLGAIADPGFVGLDNSGPDDDPAVITGYKAARNRPLTRGQKLSNKALAAVHAPVEHGFAHLKNWRVLGKVRTDPRWATALVRALLVLTNKEVAR; the protein is encoded by the coding sequence GTGACCAGCGGCCCGGCGACCTCGCCGGCGGCAACGGAGTACACCGCACCACCGTCACCCGCTGGGTCCGGGAAGTCGTCGGCCTGCTCGCCGCCCGCGCCCCGCGCCCCGCGCCTGGACCGCGCCCTGAAGAAGATCGCCCGAAAGGGTGGCGGCATCGTCCTGCTGGACGGCTCGGTGATACACACCCGTCGCAGAACCGGGACCGAGAACCGCAAGAACTACTCGGGCAAGAACAAATGCCACGGCCTGCTCGTGATCGCGCTCACCGACGACCGAGGCAGACTGCTGTGGGTCTCCGCGGCCCGACCCGGGCGGACCTCGGAGATCACCGCCTGCCGCCACGACAAGCTCACCGCGCACCTGCGTGCCGCCGGCCTCGGAGCTATCGCCGACCCGGGCTTCGTCGGCCTCGACAACAGCGGCCCGGACGACGACCCGGCGGTGATCACCGGCTACAAGGCCGCCCGGAACCGGCCCCTGACCCGTGGCCAGAAACTGTCCAACAAAGCACTGGCCGCAGTACACGCCCCGGTCGAGCACGGCTTCGCGCACCTGAAGAACTGGCGCGTGCTGGGCAAGGTCCGCACGGATCCGAGGTGGGCGACCGCGCTGGTGCGGGCCCTGCTGGTCCTCACGAACAAGGAAGTTGCCCGGTGA
- a CDS encoding potassium channel family protein has product MHVVIMGCGRVGSALAQTLEEQGHTVAVIDRDPTAFRRLGSSFSGRRVTGIGFDQDTLREAGIEDAGAFAAVSSGDNSNIIAARVAREMFGIENVAARIYDPRRAEVYQRLGIPTVATVRWTADQMLRRLLPSGAEPLWRDPTGGVQLAEVHTSQAWVGHRISRLQEQTGVRVAFVTRLGEAILPSSQTVLQEGDLVHVMMRTDEIDKVEAVFTEGPEDEGGQ; this is encoded by the coding sequence ATGCATGTTGTGATCATGGGGTGCGGGCGGGTGGGTTCCGCCCTGGCCCAGACTCTGGAGGAGCAGGGGCACACGGTCGCCGTGATCGACCGGGACCCGACCGCCTTCCGTCGGCTGGGCTCCTCGTTCAGCGGCCGCAGGGTCACCGGGATCGGCTTCGACCAGGACACCCTGCGCGAGGCGGGCATCGAGGACGCGGGTGCCTTCGCCGCCGTCTCCAGCGGGGACAACTCCAACATCATCGCCGCGCGGGTGGCCCGCGAGATGTTCGGCATCGAGAACGTCGCCGCCCGTATCTACGACCCCCGCCGCGCGGAGGTCTACCAGCGCCTGGGCATCCCCACGGTGGCGACGGTCCGCTGGACGGCCGACCAGATGCTGCGCAGGCTGCTTCCCTCGGGCGCCGAGCCGCTGTGGCGCGACCCGACCGGCGGTGTGCAACTCGCCGAGGTGCACACCTCGCAAGCCTGGGTGGGGCACCGGATCAGCAGGCTGCAGGAGCAGACCGGCGTCCGTGTGGCCTTTGTCACCCGGCTCGGTGAGGCGATCCTGCCCAGTTCCCAGACGGTGTTGCAGGAGGGTGACCTGGTGCACGTGATGATGCGCACCGACGAGATCGACAAGGTCGAGGCGGTATTCACCGAGGGTCCCGAAGACGAGGGCGGTCAGTGA
- a CDS encoding OB-fold nucleic acid binding domain-containing protein translates to MGAVPRSEKPTGRFRRMLDRLSSSQEDLESEELREDAETAGCTRIGDCQDRQIVTVTGTLRTVTLRPRAGVPALEAELFDGSAALDVVWLGRRSIVGIEPGRRMIASGRISLSRGRRVLFNPKYELRPLGRE, encoded by the coding sequence ATGGGTGCTGTTCCTCGCTCGGAGAAACCGACGGGCCGGTTCCGGCGCATGCTCGACCGGCTCTCCTCGTCGCAGGAGGACCTGGAGTCCGAGGAGCTGCGTGAGGACGCCGAGACTGCCGGTTGTACACGAATAGGTGACTGCCAGGACCGGCAGATAGTGACGGTTACTGGTACCTTGCGCACGGTCACACTGCGGCCGCGTGCGGGAGTCCCCGCCCTGGAGGCCGAACTGTTCGACGGCTCCGCCGCGCTGGACGTGGTGTGGCTCGGCCGGCGCTCCATCGTCGGGATCGAACCGGGCCGCAGGATGATCGCATCGGGCAGGATCTCCCTGAGCAGAGGCCGCAGGGTGCTGTTCAACCCGAAATACGAACTGAGACCCCTCGGACGGGAGTAG
- a CDS encoding potassium channel family protein, with protein sequence MRVAIAGAGAVGRSIAGELLENGHEILLIDKAPTAISVERVPQAEWLLADACEITSLDEAALQRCNVVIAATGDDKVNLVVSLLAKTEYGVPRVVARVNNPKNEWLFNESWGVDVAVSTPRLMSALVEEAVSVGDLVRLLHFSHGDANLVELTLPEESALAGTQVGDVQWPQDTSLVTIIRGTRVLTPTREDSLEAGDELLFVTAQAREEQLEDLLSVRRTDTAR encoded by the coding sequence ATGAGGGTCGCCATTGCCGGAGCCGGCGCGGTGGGCCGCTCGATCGCGGGCGAGCTGCTGGAGAACGGACACGAGATCCTGCTCATCGACAAGGCGCCGACCGCCATCTCGGTCGAGCGGGTTCCGCAGGCCGAGTGGCTGCTCGCCGACGCCTGCGAGATCACGTCCCTGGACGAGGCGGCGCTCCAGCGCTGCAACGTCGTCATCGCCGCGACCGGCGACGACAAGGTCAATCTGGTCGTCTCCCTGCTGGCCAAGACGGAATACGGCGTTCCGCGCGTCGTCGCCCGGGTGAACAACCCCAAGAACGAGTGGCTGTTCAACGAGTCCTGGGGCGTGGACGTGGCCGTCTCCACCCCTCGCCTGATGTCGGCGCTGGTGGAGGAGGCGGTCAGCGTCGGTGACCTGGTCCGGCTGCTGCACTTCAGCCACGGGGACGCCAACCTGGTCGAGCTGACCCTGCCGGAGGAGTCGGCGCTGGCCGGCACGCAGGTCGGCGACGTCCAGTGGCCGCAGGACACCTCGCTGGTCACGATCATCCGCGGGACACGTGTCCTCACCCCGACCCGGGAGGACTCGCTCGAGGCGGGCGACGAACTGCTCTTCGTGACCGCCCAGGCCCGCGAGGAGCAACTGGAGGACCTGCTGTCGGTACGCAGGACCGACACCGCACGCTAG